One window of Manihot esculenta cultivar AM560-2 chromosome 17, M.esculenta_v8, whole genome shotgun sequence genomic DNA carries:
- the LOC110605670 gene encoding trihelix transcription factor GT-3b, producing MFSGINNDSLRPMSMAMASTMLSPAEDISPSASKERGQQQQQQQWTEQETKDLIGIRAELEKDFTVAKRSKALWEIVSAKLRERGYRRTPDQCKCKWKNLVNRYKGKETSDPENGLHCPFFEELHAVFTERAKNMQRLLLDSKVGSSQAKKRVKRMSASTSFDELSVGEDEDEDGEERLARSNSQKRKRERFLTEVSSSVTSTSSPDIGGIQEMLKEFFQQQQQMEMQWREMMEKRANDQQLFELEWRQSMEKMEQERLMIEQAWREREEQRRIREESRAERRDVLLITLLNKLITENDIEGK from the exons ATGTTTAGCGGCATCAACAACGACTCTCTCCGGCCGATGAGCATGGCGATGGCATCAACGATGCTGAGTCCAGCAGAGGATATCTCGCCTTCGGCGTCAAAAGAGAGGGGCCAACAGCAGCAGCAACAACAGTGGACGGAACAAGAGACGAAGGACTTGATTGGGATTCGGGCGGAGCTGGAGAAAGATTTTACGGTTGCGAAGAGGAGCAAGGCGCTTTGGGAGATCGTGAGTGCAAAGCTAAGAGAAAGAGGATACCGTAGGACCCCTGACCAGTGCAAGTGTAAGTGGAAGAACCTCGTCAATCGTTACAAG GGCAAGGAGACATCTGATCCTGAGAATGGTCTGCATTGCCCATTCTTTGAGGAGTTGCATGCAGTATTTACTGAACGAGCAAAGAACATGCAACGTTTGCTTTTAGATTCTAAGGTGGGTTCTTCCCAGGCAAAGAAACGGGTGAAGAGAATGAGTGCAAGCACATCCTTTGATGAACTCTCAGTAGGTGAAGATGAGGATGAAGATGGGGAGGAGAGGCTAGCTAGAAGCAATTCCCAGAAGAGGAAGCGTGAAAGGTTTCTAACAGAGGTGTCTTCAAGTGTGACGAGCACCTCAAGTCCTGATATTGGTGGTATTCAGGAAATGCTCAAAGAGTTCTTTCAGCAGCAACAACAGATGGAGATGCAGTGGAGAGAGATGATGGAAAAGCGTGCGAATGACCAACAGTTGTTTGAGCTGGAATGGAGACAGTCAATGGAGAAAATGGAGCAAGAGAGATTAATGATTGAGCAGGCCTGGAGGGAGAGGGAAGAACAGAGGCGAATTAGAGAAGAGAGCAGGGCTGAGAGGAGAGATGTACTGCTGATTACACTTCTGAACAAACTTATAACCGAAAATGATATTGAAGGTAAATAG